The Dehalogenimonas sp. 4OHTPN genome window below encodes:
- a CDS encoding ABC transporter ATP-binding protein produces MNDPIIRLDNLNYAYPDGRKALDGVNLSIKRGESVAVAGANGAGKSTLLLHLNGIIHGQNGAVKVCGLPVTAANLKTIRAKVGVVFQNPDDQLFCPEVFDDVAFGPINMSLAEVEVRSRVADSLAAVGLPGYERRSSHHLSLGEKKRIALASVLAMRPEVLALDEPSSNLDPAAKWGLIQLLKSLDVTKVVVSHDLELIEALCPRLVIMKQGKIMADGPTPEIMSRVELLVAGGLAHRR; encoded by the coding sequence ATGAACGATCCTATCATTCGCCTCGATAACCTGAACTACGCCTATCCCGACGGTCGGAAAGCCCTCGACGGGGTCAACCTCTCGATCAAGCGCGGCGAGAGCGTGGCCGTGGCCGGGGCCAACGGCGCCGGCAAGTCGACGCTTTTACTGCATTTGAACGGCATCATCCACGGCCAGAACGGTGCGGTCAAGGTCTGCGGCCTGCCGGTGACCGCCGCCAACCTGAAAACCATACGCGCCAAAGTCGGCGTCGTCTTCCAGAACCCGGACGACCAGCTTTTCTGCCCCGAGGTCTTCGACGACGTGGCCTTCGGCCCGATCAATATGAGTTTGGCGGAGGTCGAGGTCCGCAGCCGGGTCGCCGATTCATTGGCAGCCGTCGGCCTCCCGGGCTACGAGCGGCGGAGTTCCCACCACCTGAGCCTGGGGGAGAAGAAGCGCATCGCCCTGGCCTCGGTGCTGGCGATGCGGCCGGAGGTTCTTGCCCTGGACGAGCCTTCTTCCAACCTCGATCCCGCGGCCAAGTGGGGGCTGATACAGCTCCTGAAATCACTCGACGTGACTAAGGTAGTGGTTTCTCACGACCTGGAACTCATCGAAGCTCTCTGCCCGCGCCTGGTCATCATGAAACAGGGCAAAATCATGGCCGATGGACCGACACCAGAGATTATGTCGCGGGTGGAGCTGCTGGTGGCGGGGGGCTTGGCGCACCGCCGTTGA